AATATAAGGAGCGGTACGGTACGCTCAAGGACATGCCCGGAACGGAGTGTATCAAAAACGACGAGCTTGTTGCGCTCGATATCGATATCCTTGTTCCGGCAGCGTATGAACATACCATCAACGGGGATAATGCCGGAAACATTAAAGCTTCCATTGTCGCCGAAGCGGCGAATGCCGGTATTTCTTACGAGGCCAATAAAATTCTCCATGACCGCGGCATTCTCGTCATGCCCGATATTCTGGTCAATGCCGGCGGACTGGTGATATCGTATTTCGAATGGGTACAGGACAGGCAGGAATTTTTCTGGCAGACACTTGAGATCGAGGAACGGTTTCAGACCATTATGGTTTCCACATACCGTCAGCTCGATGCTGTCATGCACAAGGAAAAAATCAGCATGCGCACCGCAGCCCTCAAGCTCGGGATAGGGAGAATCGCAGAGGCGATGA
This bacterium DNA region includes the following protein-coding sequences:
- a CDS encoding glutamate dehydrogenase — its product is YKERYGTLKDMPGTECIKNDELVALDIDILVPAAYEHTINGDNAGNIKASIVAEAANAGISYEANKILHDRGILVMPDILVNAGGLVISYFEWVQDRQEFFWQTLEIEERFQTIMVSTYRQLDAVMHKEKISMRTAALKLGIGRIAEAMKYRGLCP